TGTTCACAGGGATGTTGAAGATATTTAAGGCATGAAAGTCGGAAAGGAAAACAAATGATAATAGTATTCATTGTATTTGTGGTTTTATTATTCATTGGTGTCCCGGTAGGATTTTCGGTGTTGGCAGCAGGCGCGTGCTTCTTCTTTCAACATCCGGAGCTTCCGCTTACTACGATACCGCAGCTCCCGGTCACGCAGCTTCAGAATGTGACATTGCTGGCAGTCCCGCTGTTCATTTTTGCGGGAAACCTGATGAATGCGTCAGGCATAACACAGCGCCTGATCAAGCTGTCCATGGCCCTTACCGGGCATATGAGAGGCGGGATGGCACAGGTCAGCGTCGTTTTGTCTACATTGATGGGCGGAGTTTCCGGCTCTGCCAACGCGGATGCAGCTATGGAAGCCCGTGTGCTTGGCCCGGATATGCTGTCGCAGGGGTATCCCAAGGGATACACAAGCTGTGTGATCGCGTTTACCGCGCTGATCACAGCCACGATTCCGCCGGGAGTCGGATTGATCACCTATGGAACTACGGGAAATGTATCGATCGGAAAGCTGTTTGCAGCGGGTATCACCGTGGGCCTGATCATGATGGTCATGTATATGCTTCTGGTAGCGGTCACTTCGAGAATTTACGATTTCAAGCCCATACGGGAGGAGCGGGCTTCGTTCAGGGAGATAATGGGTATCCTGAAGGAATGTATCTGGGCGGTGATCTTCCCCGTGCTTCTGCTGGTGGGGATCCGTCTGGGCCTGTTCACTCCGTCTGAGGTTGGTTCCTTCGCGTGTGTGTATGCGATCTTTGTAGGCAAGTTTGTGTATAAGGAGATGACGAAGGAGGTCTGGATCCAGACACTGAAAAATTCTATCGTAGACATCGGTTCCATCATGTTCATGATCTCCATGTCCGGAGCCTTTGGCTACGGGATACCGATCGATAAGCTGCCTCAGAAGGTCACGCTGCTGATCACAGGGCTGACCAGCAGTCCGCTTATTGTTATGGCGATGGTGGTAATATTCCTGGTGATCGCCGGAATGTTTATGGAGGGCTCCATCATTATCCTGCTCACCACTCCGATCCTTTTGCCTCTGGTACAGAGCTATGGGATTGACCCGGTAGTGTTTGGCATGATCATGTGTACGATCGTTACCATGGGAAATATGACGCCTCCTGTGGGCATGGCAATGTATACGGTCTGCGGGATACTGAAGTGCAAACTGGAAGATTACATTAAGGCGTGTCCGCCGTTTATTATCCTGGTCCTGGTTGAAGTATTTATCCTGACACTGTTCCCGGGGCTGGTGATGTTTTTGCCGAACCTGATGTACCGGTAGGAGTGGTTTTTCATAAAAATGAAGAGGAAAAACAAATGAATAATGAAAGAAAAATATTATGCCCGTCAACCATGAACCTGCCGATCGACCATATGCGGGAGGAGATCGAGAAGTTGGACGCGACGGATATGGACATTTATCATGTGGATATTATGGATGGCATGTTCGTACATAACTTTGGCATGTCGGTCCGGGAGCTGGAGATGATCCGCAGGATCACGGACGCCGGGCATCACCGGATGATCGACTGCCATATGATGGTGATGCAGCCGCATCGGTATGTGGAGATGATCGCAAAAGCCGGAGCGGATATCATCTATATCCATCCGGAATCGGAGTTGATCCCTTCGGCTACTCTGGATCAGATAAAGCAGTTGGGGAAAAAGAACGGGCTGATCGTAAACCCGTGCACCTCCCTGGAGTTTATTAAGGATATGCTTCCCATCACGGATTACGTCATGGTGATGGGGGTCAATCCCGGTTTCGCGGGAAGGGATTTCATGCCCTATACCAGGGAAAAATTCGTGGAGCTGAACCAGTACCGGAAGGAAAAGGGGCTGTCATATCACCTGCTTTTAGATGGAGGAGCCACAAAAGAGGTGATCCATGATCTGTATCACAATTGCGGGGTGGAAGGCTATGTGCTGGGCAAGCAGGAGCTGTTTTTCCAGGAGGAGGATTATGCCGCCTGCATTGACCGGGTGAGAAGCATCTGATTGACGTGAGAAAGGCAGGGATGGAGGATGAGATTTGAGAAAAAAGTCGTATTTGTGACCGGGGCCGGAGCGGGGATCGGCCGCGCGGCTGCCATGCGGTTCTGTGAAGAAGGCGCGGCGGTGGCCTGCAATTCTGTCAGCAGTTCTGCGGAAAAGGTGGTGGAACAGCTGACGGCGCAGGGAAAAGAGGCCATGTTTGTACAGGGGGATATTGCGTCGGAGGCAGATGTGGAACGGATGGTCGCAGCGGTGATCGGGAAGTACGGAAGGATTGACATACTTGTCAATAACGCAGGGATCGTGATCGGCGGGACCCTAGAAAATACAGTGCCGGAGGATTTTAAGAGAACTCTGGACGTCAATGTGGTCGGCACGTTTTTGATGTCACAGCATGTTGTGAAACATATGAAGGAAGCCGGTGGAGGTGTGATCGTCAACACGACCTCGGTAGCTGGAAAAACAGGGCTTGTCAACCGCCTGGCTTACTCTGCGAGCAAAGGGGCGGTGGAATCCCTGTCCCGGGCAATGGCAAGGGAGCTGTGCCATGATAATATCCGCGTGAACTGCGTCTGTCCAGGCACAGTTCTGACGCCGTCGCTGGAGGACCGGATCAACCAGTCTGAGGATCCGGAAAAGGCCATGAAAGAGTTTTGCGGCAGGCAGCCTGTCGGGAGGCTTGGGAAACCATCGGAGATCGCGGAGGCTATTTTGTTTGCCGCCTGTGATGAGGCTGCGTTCATGACAGGCAGCTCGGTTGTGATTGACGGAGGTATGCTGATTTGACCTGTATGAAATATCAATGGGAATATAAAAGGCGTCTGCGGATTGGGATGGTCGGAGCCGGATCTCATACTTACCGG
This portion of the Clostridium sp. AN503 genome encodes:
- a CDS encoding SDR family oxidoreductase — translated: MRFEKKVVFVTGAGAGIGRAAAMRFCEEGAAVACNSVSSSAEKVVEQLTAQGKEAMFVQGDIASEADVERMVAAVIGKYGRIDILVNNAGIVIGGTLENTVPEDFKRTLDVNVVGTFLMSQHVVKHMKEAGGGVIVNTTSVAGKTGLVNRLAYSASKGAVESLSRAMARELCHDNIRVNCVCPGTVLTPSLEDRINQSEDPEKAMKEFCGRQPVGRLGKPSEIAEAILFAACDEAAFMTGSSVVIDGGMLI
- a CDS encoding ribulose-phosphate 3-epimerase, which encodes MNNERKILCPSTMNLPIDHMREEIEKLDATDMDIYHVDIMDGMFVHNFGMSVRELEMIRRITDAGHHRMIDCHMMVMQPHRYVEMIAKAGADIIYIHPESELIPSATLDQIKQLGKKNGLIVNPCTSLEFIKDMLPITDYVMVMGVNPGFAGRDFMPYTREKFVELNQYRKEKGLSYHLLLDGGATKEVIHDLYHNCGVEGYVLGKQELFFQEEDYAACIDRVRSI
- a CDS encoding TRAP transporter large permease, encoding MIIVFIVFVVLLFIGVPVGFSVLAAGACFFFQHPELPLTTIPQLPVTQLQNVTLLAVPLFIFAGNLMNASGITQRLIKLSMALTGHMRGGMAQVSVVLSTLMGGVSGSANADAAMEARVLGPDMLSQGYPKGYTSCVIAFTALITATIPPGVGLITYGTTGNVSIGKLFAAGITVGLIMMVMYMLLVAVTSRIYDFKPIREERASFREIMGILKECIWAVIFPVLLLVGIRLGLFTPSEVGSFACVYAIFVGKFVYKEMTKEVWIQTLKNSIVDIGSIMFMISMSGAFGYGIPIDKLPQKVTLLITGLTSSPLIVMAMVVIFLVIAGMFMEGSIIILLTTPILLPLVQSYGIDPVVFGMIMCTIVTMGNMTPPVGMAMYTVCGILKCKLEDYIKACPPFIILVLVEVFILTLFPGLVMFLPNLMYR